From the Carya illinoinensis cultivar Pawnee chromosome 4, C.illinoinensisPawnee_v1, whole genome shotgun sequence genome, one window contains:
- the LOC122306513 gene encoding uncharacterized mitochondrial protein AtMg00810-like yields the protein MVLLFSDPTLYRTLVGALQSLTILRPDIAHAVNSISQFLYDPTADHFLAVKHILCYVKGTLHFGLTFRLSNVPRTLIAYSNANWARCPYTHRSTSGYSIYLGDNLVS from the coding sequence ATGGTCCTCCTTTTTTCGGATCCTACTCTTTATCGAACTCTCGTTGGTGCCCTTCAGTCCTTGACCATCCTGCGTCCAGATATTGCCCATGCTGTCAATTCTATTAGCCAATTTCTATACGACCCTACTGCAGATCACTTCCTTGCTGTTAAGCATATTCTTTGCTATGTCAAGGGCACACTTCACTTTGGCCTTACTTTTCGTTTGTCCAATGTTCCTCGTACTCTCATAGCTTACTCAAATGCCAACTGGGCAAGATGTCCATATACTCATCGTTCCACATCGGGCTACTCTATTTATCTTGGCGATAATCTAGTTTCTTAA
- the LOC122307001 gene encoding UDP-N-acetylglucosamine transporter UGNT1-like, with amino-acid sequence MMDSKYSEVPRQRDLPGALAMGTVKNQKVLPVSDPSKGEESRSKGSAMTRKGAYAAISYMASAVLLIMFNKAALSSYNFPRANVITLFQTLSSCSILYAMKCWKIISFTMDESQSITYNPATLVPFKTLAQTLPLAISYLLYMLVSMESVRSINVPMYTTLRRTTVAFTMTMEYLLTGRKHSPSVVACVGIIILGAFVAGARDLSFDVYAYAVVFMANICTAIYLALIARIGKSSGLNTFGLMWCNGIICGPILLFLTSIRGDLEVALNFPHIFSPGFQAVMLLSCIMAFLINYCVFLNTTLNSALTQTICGNLKDLITIGLGWLLFGGLPFDLLNVIGQSLGFLGSCLYAYYKLKGE; translated from the exons atgatggATTCTAAGTATTCAGAGGTACCCAGACAGAGAGACTTACCTGGTGCTTTGGCCATGGGCACAGTGAAGAATCAGAAAGTACTGCCGGTGTCTGATCCCTCAAAGGGTGAAGAAAGCCGCAGTAAAGGCTCGGCCATGACCAGAAAAGGAGCCTATGCTGCCATCTCTTACATGGCCTCTGCAg TTCTCTTGATAATGTTCAATAAAGCAGCCCTTTCTTCTTACAATTTCCCACGTGCAAATGTCATCACACTTTTTCAG ACGCTATCTTCATGTTCAATTCTCTACGCGATGAAATGCTGGAAGATCATTTCTTTCACAATGGATGAATCACAAAGCATTACATACAACCCAGCAACCCTTGTACCATTTAAGACATTGGCTCAAACTCTCCCTCTTGCAATATCATATTTGCTTTACATG CTGGTCTCAATGGAATCTGTACGGAGCATAAATGTTCCCATGTACACCACCCTCAGGCGAACCACCGTGGCTTTTACGATGACTATGGAGTATCTCTTGACTGGGCGGAAGCATTCCCCTTCTGTTGTTGCCTG TGTGGGGATAATTATACTTGGTGCATTTGTTGCTGGAGCTCGGGATTTGTCATTTGATGTCTATGCCTATGCTGTTGTTTTCATGGCAAACATCTGTACAGCAATATATCTAGCTTTGATAGCTCGTATTG GTAAGTCCAGTGGCCTGAATACCTTTGGTCTTATGTGGTGCAATG GAATCATATGTGGACCAATCTTGCTGTTCTTGACATCAATCAGAGGAGACCTAGAAGTGGCACTAAACTTCCCTCATATATTCTCCCCTGGCTTTCAG GCTGTGATGCTTCTTTCCTGCATTATGGCTTTCTTAATAAACTATTGTGTATTTTTGAACACCACTCTCAATTCAGCACTCACTCAGACAATTTGTGGTAATTTGAAG GATCTTATTACTATTGGGCTTGGCTGGCTACTGTTTGGCGGGCTTCCGTTTGATTTG TTGAATGTTATTGGCCAATCCCTTGGTTTTCTTGGATCCTGTTTATATGCCTATTATAAACTCAAAGGAGAGTAA